Proteins encoded by one window of Bacteroidota bacterium:
- a CDS encoding MATE family efflux transporter — protein sequence MTENKKSFISRAGKLIAQSLNGEEQDYTEGSIPKAVFLLAIPMILELSLESVFAVVDMFFVGKLGKNAITTVGLTESVITLVYSIAMGLSIGATAVVARRVGEKNPQAAAQAGAQVLIITLIVTAIVSIIGVVFASDVLTLMGGNEEVVREGTVFTQIMFGGSLAIMLLFIINGIFRGAGDATMAMKSLWIASVINIILCPIFINIWGLKGAAIATVIGRSTGVLYQCYHLFNGKGTIRLLKEYFTVDMTVVKSLLNVAWPATLQFFIASGSWIVLTRLVAETGGTNASAGYQIAIRNVIFFILPAWGLSNAAATLVGQNLGANKLDRAEKSVILTAKYNAIFMSIVMLLFLFFSVPIIGLFSKEAEVIAYGAEALQIIGAGYIFYGIGMVMTQALNGAGDSRTPTIINFIGFWVFQIPLAYFLAKGLDLKTTGAFIAVPVAETLIAIIAWYYFKRGKWKEVKV from the coding sequence ATGACAGAAAATAAGAAAAGCTTTATTAGCAGGGCGGGCAAATTAATAGCCCAATCGCTAAATGGCGAAGAACAGGATTATACAGAAGGCAGCATACCAAAAGCAGTCTTTTTGCTGGCCATTCCCATGATATTAGAGTTGAGCTTAGAAAGTGTATTTGCGGTAGTAGATATGTTTTTTGTGGGCAAGCTGGGTAAAAATGCGATTACCACTGTAGGACTAACAGAATCGGTAATAACCTTGGTGTATTCAATAGCCATGGGATTAAGCATTGGAGCTACCGCAGTGGTTGCCCGCCGTGTGGGAGAGAAGAACCCGCAGGCAGCAGCGCAAGCAGGTGCACAGGTGCTGATAATAACCCTGATAGTTACAGCCATTGTAAGCATAATAGGAGTTGTGTTTGCTTCGGATGTGCTAACGCTAATGGGGGGTAATGAAGAAGTGGTAAGGGAAGGTACCGTATTTACCCAAATTATGTTTGGAGGCAGTTTGGCTATTATGCTATTGTTTATTATCAACGGTATATTCCGTGGAGCAGGCGATGCTACCATGGCAATGAAAAGCCTGTGGATTGCCAGCGTTATTAATATTATCCTTTGCCCCATATTCATTAATATTTGGGGTTTAAAAGGTGCAGCTATAGCAACGGTTATTGGCCGTAGCACAGGGGTACTTTACCAATGCTACCATTTGTTTAACGGTAAAGGAACAATAAGACTGTTAAAAGAATACTTTACGGTAGATATGACGGTAGTAAAATCGCTGCTAAATGTAGCGTGGCCGGCTACTTTACAGTTTTTTATTGCCAGCGGAAGCTGGATTGTACTTACCCGTTTGGTAGCCGAAACCGGAGGTACTAATGCTTCTGCGGGTTATCAAATTGCCATCCGTAACGTAATATTTTTTATCCTGCCAGCATGGGGGCTTAGCAATGCCGCAGCAACGCTGGTAGGGCAAAACCTTGGCGCAAACAAGTTAGACAGGGCTGAAAAGAGTGTAATCCTTACAGCAAAGTACAATGCCATATTTATGAGTATTGTAATGCTGCTGTTTTTATTCTTCTCAGTGCCCATTATCGGGTTGTTTTCAAAAGAAGCCGAGGTGATAGCCTATGGAGCTGAAGCTTTGCAAATAATAGGAGCGGGGTACATCTTTTACGGTATCGGCATGGTAATGACTCAGGCATTGAACGGTGCTGGCGATTCAAGAACTCCAACAATCATTAACTTTATTGGTTTTTGGGTATTCCAGATACCGCTTGCGTATTTCTTGGCAAAAGGATTAGACCTTAAAACAACAGGGGCATTTATTGCAGTACCCGTTGCTGAAACATTGATAGCCATTATTGCTTGGTACTATTTTAAGCGAGGCAAGTGGAAAGAAGTGAAAGTGTAA
- a CDS encoding T9SS type A sorting domain-containing protein: protein MKYIYTFIVIAIFSFVIISINPNVGHSNATGAPQGNSGSPFDGATCSQNGCHGGTVTPRASMISSNIPSTGYVPGTQYQITASITQASVSKFGFQVSPQKANGTAAGTMGTADANTQVSSNKYITHSFTGTSALGGSKTWTFTWTAPAAGSGPVTFYGAFLATNNNGSADAGDNVFTSSLSVGEDGKLNVFTPEQAGLKVYPVPFTNTIYVDKGEQTFENATVKLFTLDGKLVAETAFTGTVTELNTEEVAKGLYILHINAPGVNVVQKVAK, encoded by the coding sequence ATGAAGTACATCTACACATTTATTGTAATTGCTATTTTTAGCTTTGTTATCATTTCTATCAACCCCAATGTAGGGCATAGCAATGCTACAGGTGCCCCACAAGGCAACTCAGGGTCGCCGTTTGATGGCGCTACCTGCTCACAAAACGGTTGCCACGGCGGTACTGTTACCCCACGCGCAAGCATGATTTCCAGCAATATTCCTTCTACAGGGTATGTTCCAGGTACCCAATACCAAATAACTGCTTCAATTACCCAAGCAAGTGTATCTAAATTTGGTTTCCAAGTTTCGCCGCAAAAAGCAAACGGTACAGCGGCTGGTACTATGGGCACTGCTGATGCTAATACACAAGTTAGCAGCAACAAATACATTACCCACTCGTTTACAGGAACTTCAGCCTTAGGCGGTAGCAAAACATGGACGTTTACATGGACTGCTCCTGCTGCCGGAAGCGGACCTGTTACTTTTTACGGTGCATTTTTGGCAACCAACAACAACGGTTCTGCCGATGCGGGCGATAATGTATTTACTTCATCTCTTAGCGTAGGCGAAGATGGTAAGCTAAATGTATTTACCCCTGAGCAAGCAGGCTTAAAAGTTTATCCTGTGCCCTTTACCAATACTATTTATGTTGACAAAGGTGAGCAAACTTTTGAAAATGCTACTGTGAAGTTGTTTACTCTTGATGGTAAACTGGTAGCCGAAACTGCATTTACAGGCACTGTAACTGAACTTAATACAGAAGAGGTAGCTAAAGGCTTATACATTTTGCACATTAACGCCCCCGGTGTTAATGTAGTGCAAAAGGTGGCCAAATAA